In a single window of the Anaerotruncus rubiinfantis genome:
- a CDS encoding TPM domain-containing protein, producing the protein MKQRIKRIFPAAAALLLTLGLFCGASYPAPTRDFFVNDYANVLSQSTKDYIMDRSASLDQQTGAQLVVLTVASLDGQDRDSYALGVARAWGIGSKEKNNGVLLLLAPDDGEIKVEVGRGLEGALNDAKVGRLIDTYAISSYKEGDFDTGTRELYNGLLSEILVEYGLDALPGYEAIPEESEESDFGDLLVILVVILVFVSIFSRGRRGRNRRKGPWDDDDDDHHFGGPFFFGGFGGFGRGGGGGFGGGGFSGGGGFGGGGFSGGGGSFGGGGSGRSF; encoded by the coding sequence ATGAAACAGCGGATAAAAAGGATATTCCCGGCTGCTGCCGCCCTGCTTTTGACGCTTGGACTTTTCTGTGGGGCGTCCTATCCAGCTCCAACACGGGATTTCTTCGTAAACGACTACGCGAATGTGCTCTCCCAGTCCACGAAGGATTATATTATGGACAGATCCGCTTCGCTTGACCAACAGACCGGCGCCCAGCTTGTGGTGCTGACGGTCGCTTCGCTCGACGGGCAGGATCGGGACAGCTATGCGCTCGGCGTGGCGCGTGCGTGGGGGATTGGCAGCAAGGAAAAGAATAATGGAGTGCTCTTGCTGCTCGCGCCGGATGACGGTGAAATCAAGGTCGAAGTTGGTCGCGGGCTTGAGGGCGCGCTCAACGACGCGAAAGTTGGCCGGCTGATCGACACCTATGCGATCAGCTCCTATAAAGAAGGGGATTTTGACACCGGTACGCGGGAACTCTATAACGGGCTGCTTTCGGAGATCCTGGTCGAATACGGGTTGGATGCGCTTCCGGGATATGAAGCGATCCCGGAGGAATCGGAGGAAAGCGATTTTGGAGATCTGCTCGTCATCCTGGTTGTCATTCTGGTGTTCGTTTCAATCTTTTCGCGCGGGCGGCGCGGCAGAAACCGGCGGAAAGGCCCGTGGGACGACGATGACGACGATCACCATTTTGGCGGCCCATTCTTCTTTGGCGGATTCGGCGGCTTTGGGAGAGGCGGCGGAGGCGGCTTTGGCGGAGGAGGATTCTCCGGCGGAGGCGGCTTTGGCGGAGGAGGATTCTCCGGCGGAGGCGGAAGTTTTGGCGGGGGAGGCTCCGGGAGAAGTTTCTGA
- a CDS encoding lactate utilization protein: MDANLHTIIEKRINRTIGNLQNNKMDAYYVKTCAEAVKLCEELCPEGQTVSCGGSATLDQSGIKALLRSGKYQFLDREAKGADPAQIMHQAFSCDTYFTSTNAVTENGELYNVDGVGNRTAAMLYGPKSVIVVAGYNKIVTDLDAARDRVRSIAAPANAVRLDRKVPCKVLGNCRDCRSDERLCCGFVVLAQQQFKGRIKVILVGEELGF; this comes from the coding sequence ATGGACGCCAATTTACATACCATCATCGAAAAGCGGATCAACCGGACAATCGGGAACCTGCAGAACAATAAAATGGACGCCTACTATGTAAAGACCTGTGCCGAAGCGGTAAAGCTTTGTGAAGAGCTCTGCCCGGAAGGCCAAACGGTTTCCTGCGGCGGTTCCGCGACGCTGGATCAGTCCGGGATAAAGGCGCTTCTGCGCTCTGGAAAATATCAGTTCCTCGACCGGGAGGCAAAGGGGGCGGACCCGGCGCAGATCATGCACCAGGCTTTTTCGTGCGACACCTATTTTACCAGTACGAACGCCGTGACCGAAAATGGGGAGCTTTACAATGTGGACGGGGTCGGAAACCGTACAGCGGCAATGCTCTACGGCCCGAAAAGCGTGATCGTTGTCGCGGGTTACAATAAGATTGTCACCGATCTCGATGCCGCGCGCGACCGCGTGCGCAGCATTGCCGCGCCCGCGAACGCCGTGCGGCTTGACCGCAAAGTTCCCTGTAAGGTGCTGGGCAACTGCCGGGACTGCCGCAGCGATGAACGTCTCTGCTGCGGTTTTGTGGTGCTTGCGCAGCAGCAGTTCAAAGGGAGGATCAAGGTGATCCTCGTCGGCGAAGAGCTGGGCTTCTGA
- the hydF gene encoding [FeFe] hydrogenase H-cluster maturation GTPase HydF, whose protein sequence is MSLTNTPSANRLHIGIYGKRNSGKSSLINAITNQHTAVISDIPGTTTDPVYKAMEINGIGPCMLIDTAGFDDEGELGRLRVERTQDAVKKTDVAIVVFCDTDIEQESAWISMLREHGIPVIAVVNKSDILTNVSEIAKTIHEHFSLFPVVVSAKEHSGIKNVVEAVIRQLPEDYERKSITGGLVGPGDLVLLVMPQDIQAPKGRLILPQVQTIRDLLDNHCLIMSVATSELDAGLAALAKPPKLIITDSQAFQTVYEKKPPESLLTSFSVLMAAVKGDIHAFVDGSAAIDSLTPDSRVLIAEACTHAPLAEDIGRVKIPRMLRKKVGEQLGVDVVSGPDFPEDLSCYSLIIHCGACMFNRRYVLSRIEKARAQGVPITNYGVALAKLTGILDNISYF, encoded by the coding sequence TTGAGCTTAACCAATACGCCCAGTGCGAACCGGCTTCATATCGGCATCTACGGCAAACGAAACAGCGGGAAGTCCTCGCTGATCAATGCGATCACCAATCAGCACACCGCGGTCATCTCGGATATTCCCGGCACCACCACCGACCCGGTCTACAAAGCGATGGAAATCAATGGGATCGGCCCCTGCATGCTGATCGACACCGCCGGCTTTGACGACGAGGGCGAGCTTGGCCGGCTGCGCGTCGAGCGCACCCAGGACGCGGTCAAAAAGACCGACGTTGCGATCGTCGTCTTCTGCGACACCGACATTGAACAGGAATCCGCCTGGATTTCGATGCTGCGGGAACACGGGATTCCCGTTATCGCGGTCGTCAACAAGTCGGACATCCTGACCAACGTTTCGGAGATTGCAAAGACGATACACGAGCATTTTTCTCTCTTCCCGGTTGTCGTTTCTGCCAAGGAGCACAGCGGGATCAAAAACGTTGTCGAAGCCGTCATCCGTCAGCTTCCGGAGGATTACGAACGCAAAAGCATCACCGGCGGGCTGGTCGGGCCGGGCGACCTTGTGCTGCTCGTGATGCCGCAGGACATTCAAGCGCCGAAAGGGCGCCTCATCCTGCCGCAGGTGCAGACCATCCGCGATCTGCTCGACAACCACTGCCTCATCATGAGCGTCGCCACCAGCGAGCTCGACGCGGGCCTCGCGGCGCTCGCAAAACCGCCAAAGCTGATTATCACCGACTCCCAAGCTTTTCAGACCGTGTACGAAAAAAAGCCCCCCGAAAGCCTGCTGACCTCCTTCTCGGTTCTGATGGCCGCGGTCAAAGGGGACATCCACGCCTTTGTGGACGGTTCGGCCGCGATCGATTCGCTCACGCCGGACTCCCGCGTGCTGATTGCAGAGGCCTGCACCCACGCGCCGCTCGCCGAAGATATCGGCCGGGTGAAAATTCCGCGGATGCTGCGCAAAAAAGTTGGCGAACAGCTGGGAGTCGACGTGGTGAGCGGCCCGGACTTTCCGGAGGACCTGTCCTGTTACAGTTTGATCATCCATTGCGGCGCCTGCATGTTCAACCGCCGTTATGTCCTCTCGCGCATTGAAAAAGCCCGCGCTCAGGGCGTTCCGATCACCAATTACGGCGTGGCGCTCGCAAAGCTCACCGGTATCCTCGACAACATCTCCTATTTTTAA
- a CDS encoding 4Fe-4S dicluster domain-containing protein, which translates to MAKMTVNNNTCKGCGLCVDVCPKKIIFLDKAVLNAKGYHPATVSDMEKCIGCAMCAIMCPDCAITVEK; encoded by the coding sequence ATGGCGAAGATGACAGTAAATAACAACACCTGCAAAGGCTGCGGACTTTGTGTGGACGTCTGCCCGAAGAAGATTATTTTTCTGGACAAAGCGGTCCTGAATGCAAAAGGCTATCATCCCGCGACCGTTTCCGATATGGAAAAATGTATCGGATGCGCGATGTGCGCGATTATGTGCCCGGACTGCGCAATTACTGTAGAGAAATAG
- a CDS encoding LemA family protein, giving the protein MKKLSGGMIALIVIVVLLVIAVFTLVGAYNGMATLRENVDTQQSAIQTQLQRRSDLIPNLVNTVKGLAAQEQAVIDSVTEARAQLSGAQGMQELAAANDNLSSALSRLLMVVENYPEIQSSQGYISLMDELAGTENRISVARVDYNEAVKSYNSKIITFPNNLLAGMFGFVKAEYFEAPESAQSAPSVDFTA; this is encoded by the coding sequence ATGAAAAAATTGTCCGGTGGGATGATTGCCTTAATTGTAATCGTTGTCTTGCTTGTGATTGCCGTGTTTACGCTTGTGGGGGCATACAATGGCATGGCAACCCTGCGGGAAAACGTCGATACCCAGCAGTCGGCCATCCAGACCCAGCTGCAGCGCCGGTCGGATTTGATCCCGAACCTGGTGAATACTGTGAAGGGACTTGCGGCCCAGGAGCAGGCGGTGATTGACAGCGTGACAGAGGCGCGCGCCCAGCTTTCCGGCGCGCAGGGGATGCAGGAGCTGGCCGCTGCCAATGACAACCTTTCGAGTGCGCTCTCACGGCTTTTAATGGTGGTGGAGAACTACCCGGAAATCCAGTCGAGCCAGGGATATATCTCCCTGATGGACGAGCTGGCCGGGACCGAAAACCGTATCTCGGTGGCGCGCGTCGATTATAACGAGGCCGTCAAGAGCTACAACAGCAAAATTATCACCTTTCCCAATAACCTGCTTGCGGGGATGTTTGGCTTTGTGAAGGCGGAATACTTCGAGGCGCCCGAATCGGCCCAGTCAGCGCCGAGCGTCGATTTCACGGCTTAA
- a CDS encoding transporter substrate-binding domain-containing protein, translated as MKKVIALTLALMMTLALAACGSSDSGSSAPAPAASAAPSGTASEPADADGTFTTVTEGKFTVGMECAYAPFNWTQLEQTETAVDIGSASFADGYDVVVGKYIADKLGLELVVKPIAWEGLEPAVNNGEIDAIIAGMTATPERAENVDFTTPYYESKMVIIVRGDSDLVNVTDIQELSGKKVQGQTNTLYDTVIDQIEGVDHVTSLATYPLMVAALQNKEVDALTAELPVAVGVVTSNPDLKYVEFEPDKGFQADTSVSIAVKKGNSALLEAVQGALDSADEETRQQWMIDATNRQPSQE; from the coding sequence ATGAAAAAAGTCATTGCACTCACACTCGCTTTGATGATGACCCTGGCGCTTGCCGCCTGCGGTTCCTCCGACTCCGGCTCCAGCGCACCCGCGCCGGCGGCCTCCGCCGCCCCGTCCGGCACAGCTTCTGAACCGGCGGATGCGGACGGCACTTTCACCACCGTTACTGAAGGCAAATTCACCGTCGGTATGGAGTGCGCCTACGCGCCTTTCAACTGGACCCAGCTTGAACAGACTGAAACTGCGGTCGACATCGGCAGCGCCTCCTTCGCGGATGGCTACGACGTTGTTGTCGGCAAATATATCGCGGACAAGCTCGGACTTGAACTGGTCGTCAAACCGATCGCGTGGGAAGGTCTTGAGCCGGCTGTCAACAATGGCGAAATCGACGCGATCATCGCCGGTATGACCGCCACTCCCGAACGGGCTGAAAACGTCGACTTCACCACCCCGTATTATGAGAGCAAGATGGTCATCATCGTGCGCGGGGACAGTGATCTTGTGAATGTCACCGACATTCAGGAGCTCTCCGGCAAAAAGGTGCAGGGCCAGACCAATACTCTCTATGACACGGTCATCGATCAGATTGAAGGCGTCGACCATGTCACTTCCCTGGCCACCTACCCGCTGATGGTCGCCGCGCTGCAGAACAAAGAAGTGGACGCGCTGACTGCGGAGCTTCCGGTCGCCGTGGGCGTTGTAACCAGCAACCCGGATCTCAAATATGTCGAATTTGAACCCGACAAGGGCTTCCAGGCTGACACTTCCGTTTCGATTGCCGTGAAGAAAGGCAATTCCGCACTGCTTGAAGCAGTCCAGGGCGCGCTTGATTCTGCCGACGAGGAAACCCGCCAGCAGTGGATGATCGACGCCACCAACCGTCAGCCTTCCCAGGAATAA
- a CDS encoding amino acid ABC transporter ATP-binding protein, whose product MSEHLMEIKNLKKHFGKLEVLNDIQFCIDKGDVICLIGASGSGKSTLLRCINVLETPDGGQILLHGRDILTGEIDVNKHRVKVGMVFQSFNLFNNMSVLKNCMIGQMTVLKRSKEESQKKAEFYLNKVGMSDFAGASPAQLSGGQRQRVAIARALCMDPEILLFDEPTSALDPEMVGDVLDVMKQLAREGLTMIVVTHEMGFAKDVASRVVFMDKGVIVEEGPPEQVFKNPKNERTREFLSRYLS is encoded by the coding sequence ATGTCAGAACATTTGATGGAAATCAAAAACCTGAAAAAGCATTTCGGAAAGCTGGAAGTTTTAAATGACATCCAGTTTTGCATCGATAAGGGCGACGTCATCTGCCTGATCGGCGCGTCGGGCAGCGGGAAATCCACCCTGCTGCGCTGCATCAATGTGCTCGAAACGCCGGATGGCGGTCAGATCCTGCTGCATGGCAGGGATATCCTTACCGGTGAGATCGACGTCAATAAGCACCGCGTCAAAGTCGGTATGGTTTTTCAGTCGTTCAATCTCTTTAATAATATGAGCGTTCTGAAAAACTGCATGATCGGCCAGATGACCGTGCTCAAACGCTCCAAGGAGGAAAGCCAGAAGAAAGCGGAATTCTACCTCAATAAGGTTGGAATGAGCGATTTTGCCGGCGCTTCCCCAGCGCAGCTTTCAGGAGGACAGCGCCAGCGCGTCGCGATTGCGCGCGCACTCTGTATGGACCCTGAAATTCTGCTGTTCGACGAGCCGACTTCGGCGCTCGATCCGGAGATGGTCGGCGACGTGCTGGACGTCATGAAACAGCTTGCGCGTGAAGGGCTGACGATGATCGTCGTCACGCACGAGATGGGCTTTGCCAAGGATGTCGCTTCCCGCGTGGTCTTTATGGACAAAGGCGTAATCGTAGAGGAAGGCCCTCCCGAGCAGGTCTTCAAAAATCCGAAAAATGAACGTACCAGGGAGTTTCTTTCCCGGTACCTTTCGTAA
- a CDS encoding amino acid ABC transporter permease, translating to MIASAIKIAEKYWPMFWAGIETTLLISLTGTIIGLVIGLFVGSIRSISAKIEPRDTFMTRLSKRVIFLITSIYVEFFRGTPMMVQAVFLYYGLKPVFNWNPITAGICIISINTGAYMAEILRAGIQAVDVGQIEAARSIGMTSGQTMFHVVLPQAIKNAFPAIGNEFVVNIKDSSVLNAISVTELFFQSNKIAGSIFKYTDTFLVTALIYLVLTFTTTRILRLIEIRMNRPPASYPTSQTVPEARIKHKHA from the coding sequence ATGATCGCCTCGGCAATTAAAATCGCAGAAAAGTACTGGCCGATGTTCTGGGCCGGCATCGAAACGACCCTGCTCATCTCTCTGACCGGTACCATCATCGGTTTGGTGATCGGCCTGTTTGTTGGAAGCATCCGCTCGATCTCCGCAAAGATCGAACCGCGCGATACCTTTATGACACGCCTTTCCAAGCGGGTTATCTTTCTCATCACCAGCATCTATGTGGAATTTTTCCGCGGCACGCCGATGATGGTACAGGCTGTTTTCCTCTATTACGGCCTTAAACCGGTCTTCAACTGGAACCCCATCACCGCCGGTATCTGCATCATTTCGATCAACACCGGCGCATACATGGCGGAAATCCTGCGTGCCGGCATCCAGGCCGTCGATGTGGGACAGATCGAAGCCGCCCGCAGTATCGGCATGACCTCGGGACAGACGATGTTCCACGTGGTTTTGCCCCAGGCGATTAAAAACGCTTTCCCCGCCATCGGCAATGAATTCGTTGTCAACATCAAGGATTCGTCGGTACTTAACGCGATCTCGGTAACCGAGTTGTTTTTCCAGTCAAACAAGATCGCGGGCAGTATTTTCAAATATACCGACACATTCCTTGTCACCGCTCTGATCTATCTGGTGCTCACCTTTACCACCACCCGGATTCTACGCCTGATCGAAATCCGTATGAACCGTCCACCGGCCAGCTACCCCACCTCACAGACGGTTCCGGAAGCACGAATCAAGCATAAGCACGCTTAA
- a CDS encoding GNAT family N-acetyltransferase, which translates to MIRKVTAEDREVFLPMLREFYHSPAVLHPIPGDHFERTFAQIAAGSPLLEAYLFVEEGGIAGYAQISYTWSNEAGGLCAWIEEIYVRPQFQGKGIGARFFREFEEKSQGKISRIRLEVEADNTGASRLYERLGFEKMPYLQMYKELDV; encoded by the coding sequence TTGATCAGAAAAGTGACCGCAGAGGATCGGGAAGTCTTTTTGCCCATGCTCCGTGAATTCTACCATTCACCGGCTGTGCTGCATCCGATCCCCGGGGATCATTTCGAACGCACCTTCGCACAGATCGCGGCGGGCAGCCCGCTTCTGGAGGCGTATCTTTTTGTGGAGGAAGGCGGGATCGCGGGCTATGCGCAGATTTCCTATACCTGGTCGAATGAAGCGGGGGGCCTGTGCGCTTGGATTGAAGAAATCTATGTGCGGCCGCAGTTTCAGGGGAAAGGGATCGGCGCGCGCTTTTTTCGGGAATTCGAAGAAAAGTCCCAGGGAAAGATTTCCCGTATCCGGCTTGAGGTCGAAGCGGATAACACTGGCGCGTCCCGGCTTTATGAACGGCTGGGCTTTGAAAAGATGCCATACCTGCAGATGTATAAGGAACTGGATGTTTGA
- a CDS encoding cobalamin biosynthesis protein CobQ, whose amino-acid sequence MLEQLKRIVVVVGHYGSGKTNLAVNLALDYKKMGQNVTLVDLDIVNPYFRSADFAGLMEEQGIGMIAPVYAGSNLDIPALTAHLDVEIETERQLIIDVGGDDAGAAALGRYSGKIKASGGCDMLYVVNGYRYLTRTAEDASEVLDDIQAVSRLSVTGVVNCSNLADETTARDVADTADFAARTAQKYGVPVLFTAADERIAPELEGLMPAGMVYPVKIYVKKPWEA is encoded by the coding sequence TTGCTGGAACAATTGAAGCGGATTGTCGTTGTCGTGGGGCACTACGGCAGCGGGAAAACCAACCTGGCGGTAAACCTCGCGCTGGACTATAAAAAAATGGGTCAAAATGTGACGCTTGTGGATCTGGACATCGTGAACCCTTACTTCCGCAGCGCAGATTTCGCAGGGCTCATGGAGGAACAGGGGATAGGGATGATCGCGCCTGTTTACGCGGGATCAAACCTTGACATCCCCGCGCTGACGGCGCATCTCGACGTGGAGATCGAAACCGAGCGTCAGCTCATTATCGACGTCGGCGGCGACGATGCGGGCGCCGCCGCTCTTGGACGCTACAGCGGCAAAATCAAAGCTTCTGGCGGCTGTGACATGCTCTATGTCGTAAACGGCTACCGGTATCTGACCCGGACCGCCGAAGATGCATCCGAGGTGCTCGACGATATCCAGGCGGTGTCGCGGCTTTCGGTGACCGGCGTGGTGAACTGCTCGAACCTGGCGGATGAGACCACCGCGCGGGATGTGGCGGATACGGCGGATTTTGCTGCGCGTACAGCCCAAAAGTACGGCGTGCCGGTACTTTTCACCGCCGCTGACGAAAGGATCGCCCCGGAGCTGGAGGGCCTGATGCCCGCCGGGATGGTGTATCCGGTTAAAATCTATGTAAAAAAGCCGTGGGAGGCATAA
- a CDS encoding HAD hydrolase-like protein — MKYEVVLWDFDGTMVDTSEGIFQSLRYAFDKMRLPAPSGEILSKFIGPPLTRIFRECVGLDDRQAADAVRFFREDYRERGIFVAKVYGGIHELVLKLKAAGVRNAVSTLKPERMARQLLEKYGMLDALETCCGTVESRSENIDKSEIISRTLDRMGYTDLAKVVMIGDTGHDASGACKAGVDFISAAYGYGFRFAGEKLPAGLPAAGSVAELEQILLADTL; from the coding sequence ATGAAGTATGAAGTGGTGCTTTGGGATTTCGACGGAACGATGGTGGATACTTCCGAAGGGATTTTTCAGTCGTTGCGATACGCGTTTGACAAGATGCGCTTACCGGCGCCGTCAGGCGAAATCCTCAGCAAGTTTATCGGTCCGCCGCTGACCAGGATCTTTCGGGAATGTGTCGGCCTGGATGACCGGCAGGCCGCGGATGCGGTCCGCTTTTTCCGGGAAGATTACCGGGAGCGTGGGATTTTTGTTGCAAAGGTCTATGGCGGGATTCATGAGCTGGTTCTGAAATTAAAGGCAGCCGGAGTCCGCAACGCGGTTTCCACTCTGAAGCCGGAACGGATGGCGCGCCAGCTCCTGGAGAAATACGGCATGCTGGATGCGCTGGAAACCTGCTGTGGGACGGTGGAAAGCCGGTCGGAGAACATTGACAAGTCGGAAATCATTTCACGCACGCTTGACCGGATGGGTTATACGGACCTTGCGAAGGTGGTTATGATCGGGGACACCGGCCATGACGCCTCCGGCGCGTGCAAGGCAGGTGTGGACTTCATCAGCGCGGCGTACGGCTATGGGTTTCGGTTTGCCGGAGAAAAGCTTCCGGCAGGCCTTCCGGCCGCAGGCAGCGTCGCTGAACTGGAACAGATTTTGTTGGCGGATACATTGTAA
- a CDS encoding LPXTG cell wall anchor domain-containing protein has protein sequence MQLFFKRFAVLLLAVATFVLVSVPSFALLPETGDGSGSTMVLIGGLLILAVVLVIVYVILSKKRGR, from the coding sequence ATGCAGCTTTTTTTCAAACGTTTTGCCGTGCTTCTGCTGGCGGTTGCCACCTTTGTGCTGGTATCGGTTCCATCTTTTGCGCTGCTGCCCGAAACAGGAGACGGCTCCGGTTCGACAATGGTGCTGATCGGCGGGCTGCTGATTCTTGCGGTGGTGCTGGTGATCGTATATGTGATCCTCTCCAAAAAAAGGGGCCGTTAG
- a CDS encoding gamma-glutamyl-gamma-aminobutyrate hydrolase family protein, producing the protein MRKPVIGVTPLYDDAMASVWMLPEYLDGVTEAGGIPVILPLEGDPQTISQLAGECDGFLFTGGHDIDPILYGEQPRPYCGNCHAVRDRMETLLFQRVLEADKPVLGICRGLQFLNVALGGNLYQDLEEQHLSIIRHKQQKPYEKPSHAVQILPDTPLFEIYGRDRIMVNSIHHQAVQELAPALSAAALSEDGLVEAAYMPGREFVLGVQWHPEYLLRGDENQYKLFSAFVRTCVDSSRETAII; encoded by the coding sequence ATGCGTAAACCTGTAATTGGAGTGACGCCGCTTTATGACGACGCGATGGCAAGCGTCTGGATGCTGCCGGAATATCTTGACGGCGTGACGGAAGCGGGAGGAATTCCTGTTATTCTGCCGCTCGAAGGTGATCCGCAGACAATTTCCCAGCTGGCGGGGGAATGCGACGGATTTCTGTTCACCGGCGGGCATGACATTGACCCGATCCTTTACGGGGAACAGCCGCGGCCCTACTGCGGCAACTGCCACGCTGTCCGCGACCGGATGGAAACACTTTTGTTTCAGAGGGTATTGGAGGCGGATAAACCGGTGCTCGGCATCTGCCGTGGGCTGCAGTTTTTAAACGTCGCGCTCGGCGGGAATCTCTACCAGGATCTGGAGGAGCAGCACCTGTCGATCATCCGTCATAAGCAGCAGAAACCTTACGAGAAACCATCTCATGCAGTGCAGATCCTGCCGGATACACCGCTTTTTGAAATCTATGGCCGCGATCGGATCATGGTCAACAGCATCCACCATCAGGCGGTACAGGAGCTGGCCCCGGCGCTGAGCGCGGCGGCGCTCTCGGAAGATGGGCTCGTTGAGGCCGCTTACATGCCTGGCCGGGAGTTTGTGCTGGGGGTACAGTGGCATCCGGAATACCTGCTGCGCGGGGATGAAAATCAGTATAAGCTTTTCAGTGCGTTCGTGCGCACCTGTGTTGACAGTTCGCGGGAAACCGCTATAATATAA
- a CDS encoding DMT family transporter produces the protein MDDLKARYYLYIVTAAFLWGMIALLYNELAAGGLSQMQVVAVRALVSGVLLTGYLAIFDRGALRINWKDCWIFAGTGMLSFVLFNYCYFMSIDLVSVSVSVVLLNTAPIFIMIISAICFHDRITRKKLVALVITITGCILVTGVLNADPAAFSPAGILYGVASGFCYGLYSVFGSLAVRKGYSSITITAYTFLFAALGSLPLCSPAKLFPLLHGKTLLAALAIGALVTLLPFLLFTKGLTRIDSGTASIIATMELVFASLVGLLILGDSFTWGKLVGDLLIIFSVITLNTKLFDKNTVQTGG, from the coding sequence ATGGATGATTTGAAAGCGCGATACTACCTTTACATTGTCACGGCGGCATTTCTATGGGGAATGATCGCCCTGCTATACAATGAGCTTGCCGCCGGTGGGCTCAGCCAGATGCAGGTGGTTGCGGTGCGCGCGCTGGTTTCTGGCGTACTGCTTACGGGCTATCTGGCGATTTTTGACCGTGGAGCGCTTCGGATCAACTGGAAGGACTGCTGGATCTTTGCCGGGACCGGGATGCTCAGTTTTGTGCTTTTCAACTACTGCTACTTTATGTCGATCGATCTGGTTTCCGTATCGGTATCGGTTGTGTTGCTCAATACCGCGCCGATCTTCATCATGATCATCTCCGCAATCTGCTTTCATGACCGGATCACCCGCAAAAAACTGGTGGCGCTGGTCATCACCATCACCGGCTGTATTTTGGTGACGGGCGTGCTGAACGCGGACCCGGCGGCCTTCTCTCCAGCGGGAATCCTATACGGAGTGGCGTCCGGTTTTTGTTATGGGCTTTACAGCGTCTTTGGAAGCCTCGCCGTGCGGAAAGGTTACAGCAGCATCACAATCACTGCCTATACGTTCCTGTTTGCGGCGCTCGGTTCGCTGCCGCTTTGTTCGCCCGCGAAACTTTTCCCACTGCTGCATGGAAAAACTTTGCTCGCGGCGCTGGCAATCGGCGCGCTGGTGACGCTGCTGCCGTTTTTGCTTTTTACGAAAGGGCTCACCCGGATCGATTCCGGAACCGCTTCGATCATTGCGACAATGGAACTGGTCTTCGCGTCTCTGGTTGGACTGCTTATCTTGGGGGATTCCTTCACTTGGGGGAAGCTCGTGGGCGACCTGCTCATCATTTTTTCGGTCATTACGCTCAACACAAAACTGTTTGATAAAAATACTGTGCAAACTGGGGGTTGA